Proteins from a single region of Bacillota bacterium:
- the dut gene encoding dUTP diphosphatase, with translation MVMDLHGIKIKVFRFSHAYDLPLPTYQTSGAAGLDLHAAVEHSVTLMPGQRMLIPTGIAIALPTGFEAQLRPRSGLALRHGLTVLNSPGTVDSDYRGEIKVLLINLGAEPVTLYRGDRIAQCVVSVAVQGFWEEVEKLPPTCRGGGGFGHTGRQ, from the coding sequence ATGGTAATGGACCTGCATGGCATAAAGATAAAAGTGTTCCGCTTTTCCCACGCTTACGATTTGCCCCTACCTACTTATCAAACTTCTGGAGCAGCCGGGCTGGATCTGCATGCGGCCGTCGAACACTCGGTTACGTTGATGCCAGGACAACGGATGCTTATTCCCACTGGTATTGCTATTGCTTTGCCGACAGGCTTTGAGGCCCAGCTCAGACCTCGAAGTGGCTTGGCCTTAAGACACGGTCTTACTGTACTCAATAGTCCAGGTACTGTAGACAGCGACTACCGCGGCGAAATCAAGGTGCTACTAATAAACCTTGGGGCCGAACCGGTCACCCTTTACCGTGGCGACCGGATTGCACAATGTGTCGTTAGCGTTGCTGTTCAGGGATTCTGGGAAGAAGTGGAGAAGCTGCCGCCTACTTGTAGAGGTGGCGGCGGCTTTGGTCATACTGGTCGTCAATAG
- a CDS encoding YlmC/YmxH family sporulation protein, whose product MRLRQLEDKELISLQDGRRIGYFGDADLVFNADTGQIVGLEISNRNKLLQLFAEKYVSVIPWEAIKKIGKEVIILDAGAETDIDTYRDL is encoded by the coding sequence ATGCGTTTGAGACAGTTAGAGGACAAGGAATTGATCAGCCTGCAAGACGGTCGCCGTATCGGCTATTTCGGTGATGCGGATTTGGTATTCAACGCTGACACCGGGCAAATTGTCGGTCTGGAAATAAGCAATCGGAACAAACTGCTACAATTGTTTGCCGAAAAATATGTGTCAGTGATTCCGTGGGAAGCAATCAAGAAAATAGGCAAAGAGGTCATAATTCTTGACGCTGGTGCTGAGACCGATATTGACACCTATAGAGATTTATAG
- a CDS encoding insulinase family protein, giving the protein MYQKTVLPSGVCIVTEEIPVFSSVAIGFWVNVGSKSESPAEAGISHLLEHLLFKGTGKYTSREIAELLDSVGGQLNAFTSKEHTCYYARVLTEHFSMAVDVLADMFLKPRLTVEDIAREKRVVQEEISMYEDSPDELVHDLLAQAVWPQHPLGCPVLGTRESIANLAPEKIHSFFRHHYTPDNLVISVTGNIEHAQVVATCEHYFNATSAAEVDQPSLQLPRFQAGSTVFTRSLEQVHICLGAPGAPIGDDTVYAIDVTNSILGGGLSSRLFQHIREERGLAYSVYSYHTAYQDSGLFTVYVGLRKDNAQAGLDLIRQELETIMTEPVLDQELQRAKQQILGNLFLGLESTTNRMIRLGKQELSLGRWVPLEEVQSKINAVTTENILNLCSQLFEQSSRAAVLLGPVETGDIRW; this is encoded by the coding sequence TTGTACCAAAAGACCGTGTTACCATCTGGTGTTTGCATAGTCACCGAAGAAATTCCCGTCTTTTCTTCGGTAGCCATAGGGTTTTGGGTCAACGTCGGTTCTAAGTCAGAAAGTCCGGCCGAAGCCGGCATCTCGCACTTATTAGAACACCTTCTGTTTAAAGGGACCGGCAAGTATACATCACGGGAAATTGCCGAGTTGTTGGACTCGGTAGGGGGGCAACTTAATGCTTTTACCTCTAAAGAGCATACCTGCTATTATGCCCGGGTCTTGACCGAACACTTTTCCATGGCTGTGGATGTTCTCGCCGACATGTTTCTAAAGCCAAGACTGACTGTAGAAGACATCGCTCGGGAGAAAAGGGTGGTTCAAGAAGAGATTAGTATGTATGAGGATTCCCCTGACGAACTGGTACACGATTTGCTGGCTCAAGCCGTCTGGCCTCAGCATCCATTAGGCTGCCCGGTGCTTGGAACGCGCGAAAGCATAGCTAACTTGGCTCCTGAGAAAATCCATTCTTTCTTTCGACACCACTACACGCCTGACAACTTGGTGATCTCGGTGACCGGGAACATTGAGCATGCCCAGGTAGTAGCCACATGTGAACACTACTTCAATGCAACTTCGGCCGCAGAAGTAGACCAACCGTCCCTGCAGTTACCTCGATTCCAAGCCGGGTCGACTGTGTTCACGCGAAGTCTTGAGCAAGTACACATCTGTCTTGGTGCTCCAGGTGCACCTATTGGGGATGACACTGTTTATGCTATTGATGTGACCAACAGTATTTTAGGCGGCGGGCTTTCTTCACGACTCTTTCAGCACATAAGGGAAGAGCGAGGATTGGCTTACTCTGTATACTCCTATCACACGGCTTACCAGGACAGTGGCCTGTTCACAGTCTATGTGGGTCTTAGGAAAGACAATGCTCAAGCAGGGCTTGATTTGATTCGGCAAGAACTGGAGACGATCATGACTGAGCCAGTTTTGGACCAAGAACTTCAACGGGCTAAGCAGCAAATACTGGGAAACCTCTTCCTTGGTTTAGAAAGCACAACCAACCGGATGATCCGTCTAGGCAAGCAGGAGCTGAGTCTGGGACGCTGGGTTCCTTTGGAAGAAGTTCAGAGCAAAATTAATGCCGTGACTACGGAGAACATACTGAACCTGTGCTCCCAACTGTTCGAGCAGAGCAGTCGAGCTGCTGTATTGCTGGGTCCGGTAGAAACGGGGGACATCAGATGGTAA